TTCATATAGTGGCGATATCTTTTACTACTTTAGCGGCAATCTTGACTTTTAATGGTGGTGTTTTTTGCCACTTTTTGTTTACCCTCGATTTTGGGTAAAATATCATTCTGTTATCTTTTTCCCTTTGTTGAATATAAGAATGTATGAAATTATTAGACATGGTTCTTCGAAACTAAATTGGCCACTTTTGTTAAGATAGCGATATTTATTGTTCTTCGATTgtcaaggaaatgaaaaaaagcATTAAATTTTTACATTTGCTCATTTGCAAATTtgcaaattttcattttaatttagttGCTTTTAATTTTCTTCCTATTTACAGAGTTACTATGAATGTGTTGACAATGGAGGAGATCTTGTATGTTGTGATATTTGCTCAAACGTTTATCATCTATGGTGCCATAACCCACCTCTAGAGGTACACAACATTtacattgttttgttttttccaTCTAAACTTCTTTGTAGTCACTAAGCTGACGGTTATCATTTGAAGCATGTTCCTTCGGGAGAGTGGCGATGCTCAAACTGCAAGGAGAGTAATCCTTCAGTATATGCTGATGATAAAATAGAGCAGGATGTTAAAATCTCGAAAATGGGAAAGGCGCCTATTGCACCTCTTAATAGGGTATGTTCTTAACTCATCTCTTAATCTGACTTAAATCATGGCGTTTAACTGTgcatattttttctcaaaaattttCTTCAGGATGGTGTTGATGAAGCCTGTGTGACTAGAAAAGAGGAGACATGCAGTGAATTGGACCATCTTAAAGTTTATAGAAGAACCAGGTTCAAGCTGCAAGCCAGGAAAGAGGAGGATGTTAAAAAGAATAAGAGTGAAGCAAATGAGCGGAGAAATCTTCTCGCTGAAGAAGTAACTGGGACTTTTCCGAACCTTTCAAACATGAATACTATCACAGTAAGTTCAGAAGCTTCCTTTTCCATGTGATGTTAAATGGACTATCTTTTTAGACTGTTTATTGAATTAACTGTTTGTGCTTCATTGTAGTCGAAACTTGACTGTGAAGATAAGCCAACAGGAAAGGATAAGGGCGAGATCACGCCTCTTGATTTGCTTGCTGATGTCTGCACAAACCCTCTGTACAAAAATATACGTGAAATGTAAGCATTTTGGAAGGCCTAAAAGGAGGGGGTGTGCATAGTTGAAAGCATGCACGtcctatatttatttattatattttttttttccattttgcGCAATTCTTAAATGATGGAGGCTAATACTTTAATTCACAGGCCTGCCATTAAAAAAGcatttgattcaaataaaaaatcagcTATTATGGACAAGAAAAGTGCACTGAGAAACACTTCCCGGTTCCCCGTGCAATATTTGGAAACAAAGACGTAAGTTCCATCTAGCTGATTAATTGTTCATTTCATTCAATCTGTTGAGCATAATATTACCTTGTTCGTGCAGAAAGGAACATGATAAAGAAGACAACTGGCCGTTCGAAGATGAACTGAATTCACTTTGGATTGGAGTCCGTAAGCATGGACAAAGCTCCTGGGAAACTATCCTCAATGACCCAACATTGAAATTTTCCTATTTCAGGACTCCAACTTCCTTAGCAAAGAGGTGGTGGAGAGTTGAAAGACAGAAAGTTCAACCTGAAATTATTCAGGTGAACAACTCTCTACATTTACTCCTTAAGATGATCAAAACCTAGTTTGCTTGCTTTCACTGACTTTCAGTTGATTCTTTTTTTCCCTTCAGGTCCCTCGTATTTATAGGAAAAGATCATCTAGTTCGGATAGCTCGTCCCTACTGTCTAAGAAACTATCTCAAGATCCCGATACTGGCAAGGATGAATCTGAATATGAAAGTAATTAGTTCTATAAGGAAAGAATGCCAAGATTTTACTTTATTGGTTAAATTATCAGATTGTTGCATCATCTTTATACCTTATAACTTATTTTCCTGTCAACTTGGATGAAGATTTTTTTATGGTTTTGATTAGATTTGATCTTAGACTATGTTTGGAACTGTAAAATCGGATTTGAATTCAAACTCCAATTCtatgaattttaatatatttaaaagttaaagaaTTATACTTcttacaattaatttatttgatgtaTGTTCTATC
This is a stretch of genomic DNA from Impatiens glandulifera chromosome 4, dImpGla2.1, whole genome shotgun sequence. It encodes these proteins:
- the LOC124933466 gene encoding tyrosine-protein kinase BAZ1B-like isoform X2, encoding MERIIIIIIISRNSALVREEVIREEAWRRIIGDEWWGINEEPITIYYMGMHFIDSLVQKSIIGDGWWDLCVESGGNIAIEFESVARKGVKMVYVNVMPSGSLQLRSIICFTFSSCIGSHPSKPQISTFSTTILLTHFIYIYQRCSSLALKLICLQRLLSDFMEETGQQNLVVLPKIGEDESYYECVDNGGDLVCCDICSNVYHLWCHNPPLEHVPSGEWRCSNCKESNPSVYADDKIEQDVKISKMGKAPIAPLNRDGVDEACVTRKEETCSELDHLKVYRRTRFKLQARKEEDVKKNKSEANERRNLLAEEVTGTFPNLSNMNTITSKLDCEDKPTGKDKGEITPLDLLADVCTNPLYKNIREMPAIKKAFDSNKKSAIMDKKSALRNTSRFPVQYLETKTKEHDKEDNWPFEDELNSLWIGVRKHGQSSWETILNDPTLKFSYFRTPTSLAKRWWRVERQKVQPEIIQVPRIYRKRSSSSDSSSLLSKKLSQDPDTGKDESEYESN
- the LOC124933466 gene encoding tyrosine-protein kinase BAZ1B-like isoform X3, coding for MTNLLFFNHTQERIIIIIIISRNSALVREEVIREEAWRRIIGDEWWGINEEPITIYYMGGNIAIEFESVARKGVKMVYVNVMPSGSLQLRSIICFTFSSCIGSHPSKPQISTFSTTILLTHFIYIYQRCSSLALKLICLQRLLSDFMEETGQQNLVVLPKIGEDESYYECVDNGGDLVCCDICSNVYHLWCHNPPLEHVPSGEWRCSNCKESNPSVYADDKIEQDVKISKMGKAPIAPLNRDGVDEACVTRKEETCSELDHLKVYRRTRFKLQARKEEDVKKNKSEANERRNLLAEEVTGTFPNLSNMNTITSKLDCEDKPTGKDKGEITPLDLLADVCTNPLYKNIREMPAIKKAFDSNKKSAIMDKKSALRNTSRFPVQYLETKTKEHDKEDNWPFEDELNSLWIGVRKHGQSSWETILNDPTLKFSYFRTPTSLAKRWWRVERQKVQPEIIQVPRIYRKRSSSSDSSSLLSKKLSQDPDTGKDESEYESN
- the LOC124933466 gene encoding tyrosine-protein kinase BAZ1B-like isoform X1 → MTNLLFFNHTQERIIIIIIISRNSALVREEVIREEAWRRIIGDEWWGINEEPITIYYMGMHFIDSLVQKSIIGDGWWDLCVESGGNIAIEFESVARKGVKMVYVNVMPSGSLQLRSIICFTFSSCIGSHPSKPQISTFSTTILLTHFIYIYQRCSSLALKLICLQRLLSDFMEETGQQNLVVLPKIGEDESYYECVDNGGDLVCCDICSNVYHLWCHNPPLEHVPSGEWRCSNCKESNPSVYADDKIEQDVKISKMGKAPIAPLNRDGVDEACVTRKEETCSELDHLKVYRRTRFKLQARKEEDVKKNKSEANERRNLLAEEVTGTFPNLSNMNTITSKLDCEDKPTGKDKGEITPLDLLADVCTNPLYKNIREMPAIKKAFDSNKKSAIMDKKSALRNTSRFPVQYLETKTKEHDKEDNWPFEDELNSLWIGVRKHGQSSWETILNDPTLKFSYFRTPTSLAKRWWRVERQKVQPEIIQVPRIYRKRSSSSDSSSLLSKKLSQDPDTGKDESEYESN
- the LOC124933466 gene encoding tyrosine-protein kinase BAZ1B-like isoform X4, whose translation is MMHKNENFHCESDFMEETGQQNLVVLPKIGEDESYYECVDNGGDLVCCDICSNVYHLWCHNPPLEHVPSGEWRCSNCKESNPSVYADDKIEQDVKISKMGKAPIAPLNRDGVDEACVTRKEETCSELDHLKVYRRTRFKLQARKEEDVKKNKSEANERRNLLAEEVTGTFPNLSNMNTITSKLDCEDKPTGKDKGEITPLDLLADVCTNPLYKNIREMPAIKKAFDSNKKSAIMDKKSALRNTSRFPVQYLETKTKEHDKEDNWPFEDELNSLWIGVRKHGQSSWETILNDPTLKFSYFRTPTSLAKRWWRVERQKVQPEIIQVPRIYRKRSSSSDSSSLLSKKLSQDPDTGKDESEYESN